Proteins encoded within one genomic window of Granulicella pectinivorans:
- a CDS encoding IclR family transcriptional regulator: protein MPKSPTKRYYPTPALEKGLDILELFASTPEGFSVSEAARKLDRTVSEIFRMILCLEQRGYLAQSPNKDRYHLTLRLFRLAQEHPPTKRLVTEALPTMHALAHRLRQSCHLGILDGGHVVILAQVDSPESTGFYVKVGSKVDLMHAATGHVILAHQSEDARERAIEEWKIETKKRKPADLDEHLAKIVARGYERRASYEVAGVVNMSFPILNVQGQAIAGLTVPFVKRLEDNISLTEIVTALREASREISEAMGAPLAAKKVAAHKKTVAAKE, encoded by the coding sequence ATGCCGAAATCGCCAACAAAGCGCTACTACCCCACCCCCGCCCTTGAAAAAGGGCTCGATATCCTTGAGCTCTTTGCCAGCACCCCCGAGGGCTTCTCGGTGTCGGAGGCCGCCCGCAAGCTCGACCGCACCGTCTCCGAGATCTTCCGCATGATCCTCTGCCTGGAACAACGCGGCTATCTCGCCCAGTCTCCAAACAAGGACCGCTATCACCTCACGCTCCGCCTCTTCCGTCTGGCCCAGGAGCATCCGCCGACCAAGCGTCTCGTCACCGAGGCCCTGCCGACGATGCACGCACTCGCGCACCGGCTGCGGCAGTCCTGCCACCTCGGCATCCTCGATGGGGGCCACGTCGTCATCCTCGCGCAGGTGGACTCGCCGGAATCGACCGGCTTCTACGTCAAGGTCGGCTCCAAGGTCGACCTCATGCACGCGGCCACCGGACACGTCATCCTCGCGCACCAAAGCGAAGACGCACGCGAACGCGCCATCGAAGAGTGGAAGATCGAGACCAAAAAACGCAAGCCGGCGGACCTCGACGAGCACCTCGCGAAGATCGTCGCGCGCGGCTATGAGCGTCGTGCCAGCTACGAGGTGGCAGGCGTGGTGAACATGAGCTTTCCCATCCTGAACGTGCAGGGGCAGGCGATCGCCGGACTCACCGTGCCGTTCGTCAAGCGGCTCGAAGACAACATCAGCCTCACCGAAATCGTCACCGCGCTCCGCGAGGCCAGCCGCGAGATCTCCGAGGCGATGGGAGCACCGCTCGCCGCGAAGAAAGTGGCTGCGCACAAAAAGACGGTGGCGGCCAAAGAGTAG
- a CDS encoding alpha-L-fucosidase — translation MKTTMPKASRRLPLLLLCLAMFASVCPMNAQVGPQKGLKGSRNKPDRMEWYRDQGFGMFIHWGVDSQLGVVISHSLVGASEDYTNRFFNDLPKTFDPTRFDPGEWSRLAKIAGVRYVMFTTKHHSGFTMYHTKTTPFSIENTPFKRDITREVYDAFRAQGIAAGVYFSPDDFWWLHQHNIPIQRLTPEVQPSHNPGLLAYDKAQLTELLTQYGPIDLAYFDGEADDLRETAWDLNPNIVITRGVLETPELTVPSSVLVDPWETSMTMGTAWQYQPDNEVYKSGGDLIRLLYQTRAKGGNMLLNIGPMPNGQLAIEQENRLREMGLWMFVNSECIYGVRPWVVMNEKNIWFTQKKNNGPLYAIVDSPEIWQKGTWKEFVLHSVHATPGTTISVLGQDDKTIEYSKVIPKSTFTQMEDGLHIRVNRAQRLQDNSRWPNPLVVKLTDVKPSLVPPRVVTDRAHSVNGIVTFNGTLVDMGDAKSLEAGFEYRPIAGEDVHARSTEFKATELKTVTAKGAFTIEVRGLAPGTYEFHAIAKHPLMTLYGADKIVR, via the coding sequence ATGAAGACGACCATGCCCAAAGCCTCCCGTAGACTTCCGCTCCTTCTCCTCTGCCTCGCGATGTTCGCCAGCGTCTGCCCGATGAATGCCCAGGTGGGACCGCAGAAGGGCCTCAAGGGTTCGCGCAACAAGCCCGACCGCATGGAGTGGTATCGCGATCAGGGCTTCGGCATGTTCATCCACTGGGGCGTCGACAGCCAGCTCGGCGTCGTCATCAGCCACTCGCTCGTCGGTGCGTCCGAGGACTACACCAACCGCTTCTTCAACGATCTGCCCAAGACCTTCGATCCCACCCGCTTCGATCCCGGCGAGTGGTCGCGCCTCGCGAAGATCGCAGGCGTCCGCTATGTGATGTTCACCACCAAGCATCACTCCGGCTTCACCATGTACCACACCAAGACGACGCCCTTCAGCATCGAGAACACACCCTTCAAGCGCGACATCACCCGCGAGGTCTACGACGCCTTCCGCGCACAGGGTATCGCCGCCGGCGTCTACTTCTCGCCCGACGACTTCTGGTGGCTGCACCAGCACAACATCCCCATCCAGCGCCTTACGCCTGAAGTGCAGCCCAGCCACAACCCCGGCCTTCTCGCCTACGACAAGGCCCAGCTCACCGAGCTCCTCACGCAGTACGGGCCCATCGATCTCGCCTACTTCGACGGCGAAGCCGACGACCTGCGCGAGACCGCCTGGGACCTGAACCCCAATATCGTCATCACCCGCGGCGTGCTCGAAACGCCCGAGCTCACCGTGCCCTCAAGCGTCCTGGTCGACCCATGGGAGACCAGCATGACCATGGGCACCGCCTGGCAGTACCAGCCAGACAACGAGGTCTACAAGTCCGGCGGCGACCTCATCCGCCTGCTTTACCAGACCCGCGCCAAGGGCGGCAACATGCTGCTCAACATAGGGCCTATGCCCAACGGGCAACTCGCGATCGAGCAGGAAAACCGCCTCCGCGAGATGGGCCTGTGGATGTTCGTCAACTCCGAGTGCATCTACGGCGTGCGTCCCTGGGTGGTCATGAACGAGAAGAACATCTGGTTCACCCAGAAGAAGAACAACGGCCCTCTCTATGCCATCGTCGACTCCCCCGAGATCTGGCAGAAGGGCACATGGAAGGAGTTCGTGCTGCACTCCGTGCACGCCACGCCAGGCACGACCATCAGCGTCCTCGGCCAGGATGATAAGACCATCGAGTATTCGAAGGTCATCCCCAAGAGCACCTTCACGCAGATGGAGGATGGTCTGCACATCCGCGTCAATCGCGCGCAGCGCCTGCAGGACAACAGCCGCTGGCCCAACCCTCTGGTCGTCAAGCTGACCGACGTGAAGCCTTCCCTCGTCCCGCCGCGCGTCGTCACGGATCGCGCCCACAGCGTCAACGGCATCGTCACCTTCAACGGCACACTGGTCGACATGGGCGACGCGAAGTCGCTCGAAGCCGGCTTCGAGTACCGCCCCATCGCCGGCGAAGACGTTCACGCGCGTTCCACCGAGTTCAAGGCGACGGAGTTGAAGACCGTCACCGCAAAGGGCGCCTTCACCATCGAGGTGCGTGGCCTTGCGCCCGGCACCTACGAGTTCCACGCCATTGCGAAGCATCCACTCATGACGCTCTATGGCGCCGACAAGATCGTGCGTTAG
- a CDS encoding alpha-L-fucosidase, translating into MSSSFISRRSMLLGTGAAVASLGVSSDAFAQAAPPAQTAGERDAFPVPPTPDQIRRMAWWHEAKFGMFIHFGLYSQHARHEWAMEQEAIPIQEYMPLAQEFKPTPGAARAWARLAKAAGMKYMVLTTKHHEGFCNFDSKLTDYCATKQGPKHDIVREYVDAARAEGLHVGFYYSLMDWHHPDGAKCATDEAARKRFVAYTHGLIREILTNYGKIDVLWYDVSWPLDAKGWESEKMNKMVFELQPDIIVNNRNHLQGDFSTPEQKIVAETNGRAWESCMTLNDSWGYQRADDDWKSAKTIVRNLITCARDGGNYLLNIGPRPDGSIPEETVRVLTEVGAWMETNGDTIRKSEICQPRRSNYASFTRTGNTLYMHVYYWPGTDVAISGLQTTVKSARILKTNAAVTVSQDPYRVHLTGLPIDAPDAPVTTIVLECESEPKQDTNFVRINKPRAGV; encoded by the coding sequence ATGAGCTCTTCCTTCATCAGCCGTCGCAGCATGCTGCTTGGCACCGGCGCGGCCGTTGCCTCCCTTGGTGTCAGTTCCGATGCGTTCGCGCAGGCAGCGCCGCCGGCCCAGACTGCGGGGGAGCGCGATGCGTTTCCGGTTCCGCCGACGCCCGACCAGATACGCCGCATGGCCTGGTGGCACGAGGCCAAGTTCGGCATGTTCATCCACTTCGGGCTCTACAGCCAGCATGCACGGCATGAGTGGGCGATGGAGCAGGAGGCGATTCCGATCCAGGAGTACATGCCGCTGGCGCAGGAGTTCAAGCCGACGCCGGGTGCTGCGCGCGCGTGGGCGAGGCTCGCCAAGGCCGCCGGCATGAAGTACATGGTGCTGACCACCAAGCACCATGAGGGGTTCTGCAACTTCGATTCAAAGCTCACCGACTATTGCGCCACCAAGCAGGGACCGAAGCACGATATCGTGCGCGAGTATGTGGATGCGGCGCGGGCCGAGGGGCTGCATGTGGGCTTCTACTATTCGCTGATGGACTGGCACCATCCGGATGGTGCGAAGTGCGCGACCGACGAGGCAGCACGCAAGCGTTTCGTCGCGTATACGCATGGGCTCATCCGCGAGATTCTGACCAACTATGGGAAGATCGATGTGCTGTGGTACGACGTCTCGTGGCCCCTGGATGCGAAGGGATGGGAGTCGGAGAAGATGAACAAGATGGTCTTCGAACTGCAGCCGGACATCATTGTCAACAATCGCAATCATCTGCAGGGCGACTTCTCGACACCCGAGCAGAAGATTGTGGCCGAGACCAACGGGCGCGCATGGGAGAGCTGTATGACGCTGAACGATAGCTGGGGCTATCAGCGTGCCGACGACGATTGGAAGAGCGCGAAGACGATCGTGCGCAATCTCATCACGTGCGCTCGCGACGGCGGCAACTACCTGCTTAACATCGGGCCCAGGCCGGATGGATCGATTCCCGAAGAGACGGTACGGGTGTTGACGGAGGTGGGCGCGTGGATGGAGACCAATGGCGATACCATTCGCAAGTCGGAGATCTGCCAGCCACGCCGTTCGAACTACGCGAGTTTCACGCGCACGGGCAATACGCTGTACATGCATGTTTACTACTGGCCGGGCACGGATGTCGCGATCTCAGGCCTGCAGACGACGGTGAAGTCGGCACGCATTTTGAAGACGAACGCTGCGGTGACGGTGAGCCAGGATCCGTATCGCGTCCATCTGACGGGGCTGCCGATCGACGCACCGGACGCGCCTGTGACGACCATCGTGCTGGAGTGCGAGAGCGAGCCCAAACAGGATACGAACTTCGTGCGGATCAACAAGCCGCGCGCCGGAGTGTAA
- the queG gene encoding tRNA epoxyqueuosine(34) reductase QueG translates to MLEPAWNPDLTAWLTAAAAASGFDASGVAPAESPENAERFAAWIDQGRAGEMDWLKRRDEQGTLVRSSVRVAIPWARSVVVCAMNYNAAAPRSIDPADADQGWIARYAWSGSEGKPVDYHDDLLARLRTIEAGLQEKAPCQTRCYVDTGPLVERNAAVQAGIGWVGKNTCVIRQGIGSWMLVGVILTSLPLEETPALVADRCGSCTRCLDACPTHALVAPREMDASLCIAYLTIEKKGSIPETLREAIGRQLFGCDICQDVCPWNRKAPIAAKSGLETRSELVNPALDWLASLDSAGFRRLFRGSPLERTGKKRLHRNVAIAMGNSGDARFVPQLDIWSKAEDPVLAETAAWALGRLRTS, encoded by the coding sequence GTGCTGGAACCTGCCTGGAACCCGGATCTGACCGCGTGGTTGACCGCAGCCGCAGCCGCGTCGGGCTTCGACGCGTCGGGCGTCGCACCGGCCGAATCGCCCGAAAACGCCGAGCGTTTCGCCGCGTGGATCGACCAGGGACGCGCCGGAGAGATGGACTGGCTGAAGCGCCGGGACGAGCAGGGGACGCTGGTGCGCTCGTCCGTCCGGGTGGCGATCCCGTGGGCGCGGTCGGTCGTCGTCTGCGCCATGAACTACAACGCGGCGGCTCCACGCTCGATTGACCCTGCCGATGCGGATCAAGGATGGATTGCGCGGTATGCGTGGTCCGGCTCGGAGGGGAAGCCGGTCGACTATCACGACGATCTGCTGGCCCGGTTGCGGACCATCGAGGCTGGATTGCAGGAGAAGGCCCCCTGCCAGACCCGCTGTTATGTCGATACCGGCCCGCTGGTCGAGCGAAACGCCGCGGTGCAGGCCGGGATCGGGTGGGTGGGGAAGAATACCTGCGTTATCCGACAGGGAATCGGCTCCTGGATGTTGGTGGGCGTGATCCTTACATCGCTCCCTCTGGAAGAGACGCCCGCACTGGTTGCAGACCGCTGCGGATCCTGCACGCGCTGCCTTGACGCCTGCCCGACGCATGCTCTGGTCGCGCCCCGCGAGATGGATGCGTCCCTATGCATCGCGTACCTCACGATTGAGAAGAAGGGGAGCATCCCTGAAACGCTGCGTGAGGCCATCGGCCGCCAGCTCTTCGGCTGCGACATCTGCCAGGATGTCTGCCCCTGGAACCGTAAGGCTCCGATCGCGGCGAAGTCCGGACTCGAAACCCGTTCGGAGCTGGTGAACCCTGCGCTCGACTGGCTGGCTTCGCTCGACTCCGCCGGGTTTCGCCGTCTCTTCCGGGGATCGCCTCTGGAGCGGACCGGAAAAAAGCGGCTGCATCGCAACGTGGCCATCGCGATGGGGAACTCCGGCGACGCGCGCTTCGTTCCGCAGCTTGATATATGGTCGAAGGCGGAAGACCCGGTGCTGGCCGAGACCGCCGCCTGGGCGCTTGGACGCCTCCGAACCTCGTAA
- a CDS encoding MFS transporter: MVNGRHSRVRFFLAFWLFVLSGVAFLDRTNISIAGLQISQEYLLGNQRLGWLFSAFLVGYAGFQLPAGFLAARFGPRRVLTLGVFWWGLFTALTAMLPAGIPHAVMLLIAVRFALGAGEAVIYPAANQFVARWVPQQERGFVNGLIFAGVGAGSGLTPPLLTWIILADGWRSAFWFSAVIGVIAGAVWWVFARDTPEEHPGVSRAELREIRAGISFSSRDAGASPSTPHKISWKAIFARKDLAALMVGYFSFGYIAWVFFSWFFLYMAQVRGFDLKSSARFTMLPFLCMTVGSLAGGALSDRLTRLHGLRVGRCYLASVSLVITAIFLVLGSQVHSPQLAGIILAGGAGALYLSQSTFWSVSVDIAGRSSGVFSSMVNMGGQIGGAITASLTPWIAGRFGWTTSFAVAAFLALLGAVCWLVVHPEIALESEKDRPARV, from the coding sequence ATGGTAAATGGCCGTCACTCCCGAGTCCGTTTCTTCCTCGCCTTCTGGCTCTTCGTCCTCTCAGGCGTCGCGTTCCTCGATCGCACCAACATCTCCATCGCCGGTCTCCAGATCAGCCAGGAGTACCTGCTTGGCAACCAGCGGCTCGGCTGGCTCTTCTCAGCCTTCCTCGTCGGCTACGCCGGCTTCCAGCTTCCTGCCGGATTCCTCGCCGCTCGCTTCGGCCCTCGCCGCGTGCTCACCCTCGGCGTCTTCTGGTGGGGACTCTTCACCGCCCTCACCGCCATGCTCCCCGCTGGGATTCCCCACGCGGTCATGCTGCTCATCGCGGTCCGCTTCGCGCTCGGCGCCGGGGAAGCCGTCATCTACCCCGCAGCCAACCAGTTCGTCGCCCGCTGGGTTCCGCAGCAGGAACGCGGCTTCGTCAACGGCCTCATCTTCGCGGGCGTCGGCGCCGGCTCCGGCCTCACCCCTCCACTGCTCACCTGGATCATCCTCGCCGACGGCTGGCGTTCGGCGTTCTGGTTCTCGGCCGTCATCGGCGTCATCGCCGGAGCCGTCTGGTGGGTGTTCGCCCGCGACACCCCGGAAGAGCACCCCGGCGTCTCCCGCGCAGAGCTCCGCGAGATCCGCGCAGGCATCAGCTTCTCCTCGCGCGACGCCGGAGCCTCACCCTCCACGCCCCACAAGATCTCCTGGAAGGCCATCTTCGCCCGCAAGGATCTCGCCGCCCTCATGGTCGGATACTTCAGCTTCGGCTACATCGCCTGGGTCTTCTTCAGTTGGTTCTTCCTCTACATGGCGCAGGTACGCGGCTTCGACCTCAAGTCCAGCGCACGCTTCACCATGCTGCCCTTCCTCTGCATGACGGTCGGCAGTCTGGCTGGCGGTGCCCTCTCGGATCGCCTCACCCGCCTCCACGGCCTGCGCGTCGGCCGCTGCTACCTGGCCTCGGTCTCGCTGGTCATCACCGCCATCTTCCTCGTCCTTGGCTCCCAGGTGCACAGCCCCCAGCTCGCCGGCATTATCCTGGCCGGCGGCGCAGGAGCCCTCTACCTCTCGCAGAGCACCTTCTGGTCCGTCTCGGTCGATATCGCCGGCCGCAGCTCCGGCGTCTTCTCCTCCATGGTCAACATGGGCGGACAGATCGGCGGCGCCATCACCGCCTCGCTCACTCCCTGGATCGCGGGGCGCTTCGGCTGGACCACCTCCTTCGCCGTCGCCGCCTTCCTCGCCCTCCTGGGAGCCGTCTGCTGGCTCGTCGTTCATCCCGAAATCGCGCTGGAAAGCGAGAAGGATCGCCCGGCGCGCGTTTAA
- a CDS encoding TonB-dependent receptor, translating into MQSRFIRHLSLMLLLAVCCCVSAFGQTITGSVNGTVTDPSGAVVPNAKATATNIDTNVATSSTTNKDGIYNIRFLQIGNYKVTISAPGFATATYGPFVLETAQDAKIDSKLTLEGTQQNVSIQSEVAPLLNTENSTLATTLDSRAIENIPMVSRDIVSLTMFLPGSVSTSPNGFVGQAAITQGGNTVSINGNRQQTNQYILDGVNINETLNDTPGYNPSVDAIGQVQIVSANASAEYGNVLGGDVLYTTKSGTNQWHGSAFYFLSDGKLNANTWANKYSTPIVARSGFTRNIFGGTFGGPIFKDKLFFFADYQGGRYHTGGPATATVLTAKERTGDFSELLNPVLMCSKPGTTCNNSKLIQLYDATNPGTAYANNKINITNPAAIYLFQHPELYPLPNQLPSASNSPASANYLGFSKNRSYGDQFDVKVDWKASSKDAVSVRYTQSANGSTSQSPLPTTFTSAPTNPVKGVAINEVHTFNSSMVNEFRAGYTRIQNLGAVLLDRSGAFGLNGNSLLGINATQAFAGFAALSFSTPASPAGITLTNGSEYTGLGNSNTGTNFTDNTFLYGDNFTWQIGRHTLKAGVQFQRQQQNNFYPGNDGSMGGFYYLGAGTANTATPDANGFTANGYTAADFLLNRASFVSKGGVSGPAGMRSWRDGYFLQDDWKITPSFTANIGVRYEYDQPIYEVHNHMSTIDPANPSVILLDGTPQARAAGFGRGLVNPYYGSVMPRVGFNYAATPKLVVRGGYGIQNFMEGTGANLRMTTNLPFQSTYEASGTQVSTTNPGNFFTVQSGFTAPANAAAASGAVYNVWNKNIKPAFIGEYSLATEYQLNRTSSLQIAYLGESGQHLVTANARNQLHNPCIINGAPVPVSTPTPPAACLTQAPAPFYTTPGVGYNGTIRYTDSNAMMNYNALQASFRQRAWHGLQYTVNYTYSKAMTNSTGFYGVPSISASSAYAENVYDLHSEYGPTGQDVRHGLNFNGVYDLPVGRGRMFGANMPVYVDEVVGGWKIGMTGIAYSGFPITLVASNNSMVNGNSQRANHYRTLKIVNRSAANWFGTDPSAIPCTTAGVDNGVCAYGQPAAGTFGTARPDSERVPSYQTYGASITKDFRIWHEQAVNFRADADNLLNSAYLSNPGNNVTSTSFGVISSARSGPRNLQLSVKYHF; encoded by the coding sequence ATGCAATCCAGATTCATACGCCATCTCTCGCTGATGCTTTTGCTCGCAGTCTGTTGCTGCGTAAGCGCCTTCGGTCAGACGATCACCGGAAGCGTCAACGGTACCGTAACGGACCCCTCGGGCGCCGTCGTCCCGAATGCCAAGGCGACTGCTACAAACATTGACACCAACGTGGCCACATCGAGCACGACCAACAAGGATGGTATCTACAACATCCGCTTCCTACAGATCGGCAACTACAAGGTAACGATCTCCGCTCCGGGATTCGCGACAGCCACCTATGGCCCGTTCGTCCTTGAAACCGCCCAGGACGCGAAGATCGACAGCAAGCTCACCCTTGAGGGAACGCAGCAGAACGTCTCGATCCAGTCGGAGGTTGCTCCTCTCTTGAACACGGAGAACTCTACTCTGGCGACGACGCTCGATAGCCGCGCGATCGAGAACATCCCCATGGTCAGCCGCGATATCGTCTCACTGACGATGTTTCTCCCCGGATCGGTCAGCACCAGCCCCAACGGCTTCGTCGGGCAGGCCGCCATCACGCAGGGCGGTAACACTGTCTCCATCAACGGCAACCGTCAGCAGACCAACCAGTACATCCTCGACGGCGTCAACATCAACGAGACCCTCAACGACACCCCTGGCTACAACCCCAGCGTCGATGCCATCGGCCAGGTCCAGATCGTCTCGGCCAACGCATCGGCCGAGTACGGCAACGTACTGGGCGGCGATGTGCTCTACACCACCAAGAGCGGTACGAACCAGTGGCACGGAAGCGCCTTCTACTTCCTCTCCGATGGAAAGCTGAACGCCAACACCTGGGCCAACAAGTACAGCACGCCGATCGTCGCCAGGAGCGGATTCACCCGTAATATCTTCGGTGGAACCTTTGGCGGACCAATCTTCAAGGACAAGCTCTTCTTCTTCGCCGACTACCAGGGTGGCCGTTATCACACCGGCGGTCCGGCGACTGCAACCGTGCTCACCGCCAAGGAGCGTACCGGCGACTTCTCAGAACTCCTCAACCCGGTCCTGATGTGCTCGAAGCCCGGTACCACCTGCAACAACAGCAAGCTCATTCAGCTCTACGATGCCACCAACCCCGGCACCGCATACGCCAACAACAAGATCAACATCACCAACCCCGCCGCTATCTACCTGTTCCAGCATCCTGAACTCTATCCTCTGCCCAACCAGCTTCCTTCCGCGAGCAACTCCCCGGCCTCGGCCAACTACCTTGGCTTCTCAAAGAATCGCAGCTATGGCGATCAGTTCGATGTGAAGGTTGACTGGAAGGCGTCCAGCAAGGATGCCGTCTCGGTCCGCTATACCCAGAGCGCGAATGGCAGCACCTCGCAGAGCCCGCTTCCCACCACCTTCACCAGCGCGCCCACCAACCCGGTCAAGGGCGTGGCCATCAACGAGGTTCACACCTTCAACTCTTCGATGGTCAACGAGTTCCGTGCCGGTTACACCCGCATCCAGAACCTTGGCGCAGTCCTGCTGGACCGGTCCGGCGCCTTCGGCCTGAACGGTAACAGCCTGCTCGGCATCAACGCCACGCAAGCCTTCGCCGGCTTCGCGGCTCTCTCGTTCAGCACCCCGGCTAGCCCTGCCGGCATCACCTTGACGAACGGCAGCGAGTATACCGGTCTCGGCAACTCGAACACCGGCACCAACTTCACCGACAACACCTTCCTCTACGGCGACAACTTCACCTGGCAGATTGGCCGTCACACCCTCAAGGCTGGCGTGCAGTTCCAGCGGCAGCAGCAGAACAACTTCTACCCCGGCAACGACGGTTCGATGGGCGGCTTCTACTACCTTGGCGCCGGAACAGCGAACACAGCTACTCCTGATGCAAACGGCTTCACCGCCAACGGTTACACCGCGGCGGACTTTCTGCTGAACCGCGCCTCGTTCGTCTCAAAGGGCGGCGTCTCAGGACCCGCCGGCATGCGTTCGTGGCGCGATGGCTACTTCCTCCAGGATGACTGGAAGATCACTCCAAGCTTCACCGCCAACATCGGTGTTCGCTATGAGTACGACCAGCCCATCTACGAAGTTCACAACCACATGTCGACGATAGACCCGGCCAACCCCTCGGTCATCCTGCTCGACGGAACCCCACAGGCACGCGCCGCTGGCTTTGGCCGTGGTCTTGTGAACCCCTACTATGGCAGCGTGATGCCGCGTGTCGGCTTCAACTACGCGGCTACCCCCAAACTCGTAGTACGCGGCGGATACGGCATCCAGAACTTCATGGAAGGCACTGGAGCCAACCTGCGCATGACCACCAACCTTCCATTCCAGAGCACATACGAAGCCAGCGGTACACAGGTATCAACCACCAACCCTGGCAACTTCTTCACGGTACAGAGTGGCTTCACCGCTCCGGCCAACGCCGCCGCGGCGTCCGGTGCCGTTTACAACGTGTGGAACAAGAACATCAAGCCCGCTTTCATCGGCGAGTACAGCCTGGCAACCGAGTATCAGCTCAACAGGACGTCCTCGTTGCAGATCGCTTACCTTGGCGAGTCCGGACAGCACCTCGTCACGGCCAACGCCCGCAACCAACTCCACAATCCCTGCATCATCAACGGGGCACCTGTACCCGTCTCCACTCCTACCCCACCGGCGGCTTGCCTCACGCAGGCTCCCGCGCCGTTCTACACCACCCCTGGCGTCGGCTACAACGGAACCATTCGTTATACCGACTCCAACGCCATGATGAACTACAACGCGCTTCAGGCTTCGTTCCGTCAGCGTGCTTGGCACGGCCTGCAGTACACCGTCAACTACACCTACAGCAAGGCGATGACCAACAGCACCGGCTTCTACGGCGTGCCGAGCATCAGCGCCTCGTCGGCCTATGCCGAGAACGTCTATGACCTCCACTCGGAGTACGGTCCGACCGGTCAGGACGTGCGTCATGGTCTCAACTTCAACGGCGTCTATGATCTGCCTGTGGGTCGTGGTCGCATGTTCGGTGCGAATATGCCCGTCTATGTGGATGAGGTCGTCGGTGGCTGGAAGATCGGCATGACCGGCATCGCCTACTCCGGATTCCCAATCACGCTCGTCGCATCCAACAACTCCATGGTGAATGGCAACTCGCAGCGCGCCAATCACTACCGCACTCTGAAGATCGTCAACCGCAGCGCCGCCAACTGGTTCGGTACCGATCCTTCGGCAATCCCCTGCACCACGGCAGGCGTCGACAACGGCGTTTGCGCGTACGGACAGCCTGCTGCTGGTACGTTTGGCACGGCGCGCCCCGACTCGGAGCGTGTACCCAGCTACCAGACCTATGGAGCCTCGATCACCAAGGACTTCCGTATCTGGCACGAACAGGCGGTCAACTTCCGCGCCGATGCGGATAACCTCCTCAATAGCGCGTACCTCTCTAACCCGGGAAACAACGTAACCTCAACGAGCTTCGGTGTTATCAGCTCTGCTCGTTCTGGTCCTCGTAACCTGCAGCTCTCGGTCAAGTACCACTTCTAA